The following are encoded in a window of Strix uralensis isolate ZFMK-TIS-50842 chromosome 30, bStrUra1, whole genome shotgun sequence genomic DNA:
- the LOC141936001 gene encoding kinesin-like protein KIF20B — protein sequence MSREEAVQKYLENTVLIGKKEYMMLLSLTEELKNKLLAEKKKKLLLELQIRAEVTQEFAQYFAEQEIYFNECLSYERERLEEDADTRLEIFRELVDGYLGDVEEENKLKDQPCSEQAGPLNEEYGIGPGTYIDREGVTDSLQDDVVDIEKQAEETHRHVVSLEDPQEATGWLEKQLSKTTTALTQTKEKLTKKTDELIKTEEQLTQKPKDLEMQMIKSDESAEQLKEPAEGTFSKKPLCRITCFNTKLQ from the exons atgtcaagagaagaagcagtgcagaaatacctagaaaatacagttcttattgggaaaaaagagtacatg atgctgctgagtctcacagaagagttgaagaacaaacttcttgctgaaaagaagaagaagttACTGCTGGAGCTACAAATTCGTGCAGAGGTGAcgcaggaatttgcccaatattttgctgagcaggaaatatatttcaa tgagtgcctttcttacgaacgagaacggcttgaagaagatgctgacacgcGCCTGGAGATCTTCAGGGAACTTGTAGATGGTTATCTTGGAGAcgtggaggaagaaaataaactaaaggatcagccttgcagcgaacaagctggacctctg AATGAAGAgtatggcatagggccaggcacctacattgatcgtGAGGGcgttactgattctctgcaggaTGATGTCGTTGATatcgaaaagcaggcagaagaaacacacagacacgtggtgtctctAGAGGACCCCCAGGAAGCTACAGGTTGGcttgaaaagcagctgagcaaaACTACCACTgcactaactcagaccaaagaaaagctgacaaagaaaaccgATGAACTAATCaaaactgaagagcagctgacacagaaacccaaag ACttggaaatgcagatgattaaatcggacgagtctgctgagcagcttaaagaaccagCTGAGGGgactttctcaaaaaaacccttgtgcagaattacttgctttaatacaaaacttcagtag